GGTCGCGCTCGATCGCGGCCGCGAGCAGCCCCGCGAGATCCTGCGCCATCAGTTGATGCAGCCTTCGTCGGCGGCGGCGGTCGCCCCGGTGGTGGCGGTCGCGGTCGCGGCGGTGGCACGGCCGGCGCGTTCGGCCGCCCGGGCTCTCGCGGCCCGGTCCGTGGACGCAAGAGCAAGAAGCAGCGCAGACAAGAGTTCGACCAGATGGACGCGCCGACGATCGGCGGCGTCCAGCTGCCCCGCGGCGACGGGTCGACGATCCGGATGCCGCGTGGCGCCTCGCTGACCGACCTCGCCGAGAAGATCAACGCCTCACCGGCGTCGCTGGTGACCGCGCTGTTCCACCTCGGAGAGATGGTCACCGCGACCCAGTCCGTCAACGACGAGACCCTCGAGCTGCTCGGTGCCGAGCTGAACTTCAAGATCGAGGTCGTCTCGCCGGAGGACGAGGATCGCGAGCTGCTCGACGACTTCGACATCACGTTCGGCCAGGACGCCGACAGCGACAACCTCGTCGCGCGTCCGCCCGTCGTCACGGTCATGGGTCACGTCGACCACGGCAAGACCAAGCTGCTGGACGCGCTGCGCAAGGCGGACGTCGCCGGCGGCGAGTCCGGCGGCATCACGCAGCACATCGGCGCCTACCAGGTGCAGACCGAGCACGAGGGCCAGCCGAGGGCGATCACGTTCATCGACACCCCGGGCCACGAGGCGTTCACCGCCATGCGTGCCCGTGGCGCGAAGACCACCGACATCGTCATCCTCGTCGTCGCCGCAGACGACGGCGTGATGCCGCAGACGGTGGAGGCGATCAACCACGCGCAGGCCGCCGACGTCCCGATCGTGGTGGCGGTGAACAAGATCGACAAGGAGGGGGCCAACCCCGACAAGATCCGTTCACAGCTCACCGAGTACAACCTGGTCTCCGAGGACTACGGCGGCGACACCATGTTCGTCAACATCTCGGCGCTGAAGCGTCAGGGTCTCGACGAGCTGCTCGAGGCGGTGCTGCTCACCGCCGACGCGTCGCTGGAGCTGACGGCAGACCCGGACATGGAGGCGCAGGGTGTCGCGATCGAGGCGCACCTCGACCGCGGCCGCGGCTCGGTGGCGACCGTCATCGTCCAGCGCGGAACGCTGCACGTCGGCGACTCGATCGTGGCCGGCGACGCGCACGGCCGCGTCCGCGCGATGATCGACGACCAGGGCGAGAACGTGCAGGAGGCGGGGCCGTCGATGCCGGTCCAGGTCTTCGGCTTCACGTCCGTCCCCGGCGCCGGCGACACCTTCCTGGTCGTCGACGAGGACCGGGTGGCGCGGCAGATCGCCGAACGCCGGCAGGCCCGCGAGCGCAACGCCCAGCTGGCCAAGTCGCGCCGGCGGGTCTCGCTCGAGGACCTCAACAAGGCCCTCGCCGAGGGCAAGGTCGAGAGCCTGAACCTGATCCTCAAGGGCGACAACTCCGGCACCGTCGAGGCGCTCGAGGACTCGCTGCTGAAGATCGAGGTCGGTGACGAGGTGTCGCTGCGGATCATCCACCGCGGTGTCGGCGCGATCACCGAGTCGGACATCGACCTGGCGACGGCGTCCGACGCGGTCGTGCTCGGGTTCAACGTGCGTACCCAGGGCAAGGCGACCGAGCGGGCCAACCGCGAGGGTGTCGATGTGCGGTTCTACTCGATCATCTACCAGGCGATCGAGGACATCGAGAACGCGCTCAAGGGCATGCTGAAGCCGGAGTTCGAGGAGATCGAGCTCGGCAAGGCGGAGATCCGCGCGATCTTCCGCTCCAGCAAGTTCGGCAACATCGCCGGCTGCATGGTCCAGGACGGTGTGATCCGGCGCAACGCGAAGGCGCGGCTGGTCCGCGACGGCGCGGTCGCTGCCGACAACCTCACCATCGCGTCGCTGCGCCGCGAGAAGGATGACGCCACCGAGGTCCGCGAGGGCTTCGAGTGCGGCATCAGCCTCGGGTCGTACAACGACATCAAGGAAGGCGACATCATCGAGACCTACGAGATGCGCGAGAAGCCGCGGGCCTGACCGCCCGCAGCACGACCTTGACCGGTGGCCGGCCAGCGACGCCGGGCGGCCACCGGCCTGTGCCGGGGGGCTCCGGCACAATCGATGAACCGACGTCCGCGAGGAGGACATCATGG
The sequence above is drawn from the Cumulibacter manganitolerans genome and encodes:
- the infB gene encoding translation initiation factor IF-2 — protein: MDAPTIGGVQLPRGDGSTIRMPRGASLTDLAEKINASPASLVTALFHLGEMVTATQSVNDETLELLGAELNFKIEVVSPEDEDRELLDDFDITFGQDADSDNLVARPPVVTVMGHVDHGKTKLLDALRKADVAGGESGGITQHIGAYQVQTEHEGQPRAITFIDTPGHEAFTAMRARGAKTTDIVILVVAADDGVMPQTVEAINHAQAADVPIVVAVNKIDKEGANPDKIRSQLTEYNLVSEDYGGDTMFVNISALKRQGLDELLEAVLLTADASLELTADPDMEAQGVAIEAHLDRGRGSVATVIVQRGTLHVGDSIVAGDAHGRVRAMIDDQGENVQEAGPSMPVQVFGFTSVPGAGDTFLVVDEDRVARQIAERRQARERNAQLAKSRRRVSLEDLNKALAEGKVESLNLILKGDNSGTVEALEDSLLKIEVGDEVSLRIIHRGVGAITESDIDLATASDAVVLGFNVRTQGKATERANREGVDVRFYSIIYQAIEDIENALKGMLKPEFEEIELGKAEIRAIFRSSKFGNIAGCMVQDGVIRRNAKARLVRDGAVAADNLTIASLRREKDDATEVREGFECGISLGSYNDIKEGDIIETYEMREKPRA